The following coding sequences are from one Natranaerobius trueperi window:
- the cbiQ gene encoding cobalt ECF transporter T component CbiQ — protein sequence MGNYINTFQFWEPRTKLVTGTIFIFGTISLNNISLLLAALFFSIFFTLCSGLSWKKLIKKLSVVIPFLALMSLPLIFGSGLSPSIDRVEFAAKISLKAFTAMTFTLFIFANQPIEEMLEALEHLKVPSAITTIIYLAYRYGFLFIKEMQTSLWALKSRLFTARLDRYSLKIFGELTGGIFIKAINHSETVYQAMSARGFHGNILINVPQPVKINDIFKSLLPIGFILFLMIVDKVVF from the coding sequence ATGGGTAATTATATTAATACCTTTCAATTCTGGGAACCGAGAACCAAATTGGTAACCGGAACCATATTTATTTTCGGAACTATCAGCTTAAACAACATTTCACTATTATTGGCTGCCTTGTTTTTTTCAATATTTTTCACTCTTTGTTCTGGCCTCTCATGGAAAAAACTGATTAAAAAGCTATCTGTAGTGATTCCTTTTTTAGCTCTAATGAGTTTGCCCCTAATTTTTGGATCAGGACTATCACCCTCAATTGACCGAGTTGAATTTGCAGCAAAAATATCTCTAAAAGCGTTTACCGCTATGACTTTTACCTTGTTTATCTTTGCTAACCAACCCATTGAAGAAATGCTTGAAGCCCTAGAACATCTTAAAGTTCCATCAGCAATAACCACAATAATTTATTTGGCCTACCGTTATGGATTCTTATTTATCAAGGAAATGCAAACTAGTCTATGGGCTTTGAAATCTCGCCTTTTTACCGCACGTTTAGACCGTTATTCTTTAAAAATTTTTGGTGAATTAACAGGTGGGATTTTTATCAAAGCTATCAACCATTCAGAAACCGTATATCAAGCTATGTCTGCGCGGGGTTTTCATGGTAATATTCTGATAAATGTTCCCCAGCCAGTAAAGATAAACGATATATTTAAATCACTTTTACCAATTGGTTTTATCCTTTTTCTGATGATTGTAGACAAGGTGGTGTTTTAA